One part of the Denticeps clupeoides chromosome 8, fDenClu1.1, whole genome shotgun sequence genome encodes these proteins:
- the gpr75 gene encoding probable G-protein coupled receptor 75 — protein MCTMNSTAWPLDLADIARHQAFNSSSTSSWALIHTATLTSCSLLLILIFSLGSYGNLVVFLSFFDPAFRKFRTNFDFMILNLSFCDLFICCVTAPMFALVLYLDAGDGGGGVSKGFCFTFHLTSSGFIIMSLETVAVIALHRLRMVLGQQPNRTASFPCTLALTTLLWTSSFTLAALVTVRAYPRAPGPCLPHFGLAGPRAQVVLYVYLADFAFCVGVVSVSYVMIAQTLRKNAQVRKCPVITVDATRPPPPFIAAGFEGMQCAVPVPSLRRNQSYNKLQHVQTHPFASRTPQAMVPGAAQGATCCQLVSTVNLATAKDSRAVVTCVVIVISVLLCCLPMGVSLAQDVLSPESNFIHYQFELCGFALIFLKSGINPFVYSRNSAGLRRRVLCCLQFVALRFLCCKHKTRLHAMGKGSLEVNRNKSSHHETNSAYVLSPKPQRRLVDQACGPSHSRDSGPSPKATGGRRHRPPSTSTPINTRIEPYYSIYNSSPSAGPSSPNGLQPVTSQTTGFAKSYIAMHYHTHQEVLQDFESTSVHQIPIPSV, from the coding sequence ATGTGCACCATGAACAGCACGGCGTGGCCTTTGGACCTGGCTGACATCGCAAGGCATCAGGCCTTCAACAGCAGCTCCACCTCCAGCTGGGCCTTGATCCACACCGCCACTCTGACTTCCTgttccctcctcctcatcctcatcttctcgCTGGGCTCCTACGGGAACCTGGTGGTGTTCCTGTCCTTTTTCGACCCGGCCTTTCGAAAATTCCGCACCAACTTTGACTTCATGATCCTCAACCTGTCCTTCTGCGACCTGTTCATCTGCTGTGTCACCGCCCCCATGTTCGCGCTGGTGCTCTACCTGGACGCCGGCGACGGCGGCGGGGGCGTTTCCAAGGGCTTCTGCTTCACCTTCCATCTCACCAGCTCGGGCTTCATCATCATGTCCCTGGAGACGGTGGCTGTGATCGCCCTCCACCGCCTGCGCATGGTGCTGGGCCAGCAGCCCAACCGCACCGCGTCCTTCCCGTGCACCCTGGCCCTGACCACGCTGCTGTGGACTTCCAGCTTCACCCTGGCGGCCCTGGTCACGGTACGAGCCTACCCACGCGCCCCGGGGCCCTGCCTGCCTCACTTCGGCCTGGCGGGGCCCCGGGCCCAGGTGGTGTTGTACGTCTATCTTGCGGACTTTGCCTTCTGTGTGGGCGTGGTGTCCGTCTCCTACGTGATGATCGCCCAGACGCTGCGAAAGAACGCGCAGGTCCGAAAGTGCCCCGTCATCACCGTAGACGCCACTCGGCCGCCACCGCCCTTTATCGCGGCGGGCTTCGAGGGCATGCAGTGCGCCGTCCCCGTCCCATCCCTTCGCCGCAATCAGAGCTACAACAAGCTGCAGCACGTACAGACTCACCCGTTCGCCAGCAGGACCCCTCAGGCCATGGTGCCGGGGGCGGCCCAGGGCGCCACCTGCTGCCAGCTGGTCTCCACGGTCAACCTGGCCACCGCGAAGGACTCCAGGGCGGTGGTGACGTGCGTGGTGATCGTGATCTCCGTGCTGCTGTGCTGTCTGCCGATGGGCGTGTCCCTGGCCCAGGACGTCCTGTCGCCCGAGAGCAACTTCATCCACTACCAGTTCGAGTTGTGCGGCTTCGCCCTCATCTTCCTGAAGTCCGGCATCAACCCGTTCGTGTATTCGCGCAACAGCGCGGGCCTCCGCCGCCGAGTGCTCTGCTGCCTGCAGTTCGTGGCGCTGCGCTTCCTCTGCTGCAAGCACAAGACCCGCCTGCACGCCATGGGCAAGGGGAGCCTGGAGGTCAACCGCAACAAGTCCTCCCATCACGAGACCAATTCGGCCTACGTGCTGTCCCCCAAGCCCCAGCGCAGGCTGGTGGACCAGGCCTGCGGGCCCAGCCACTCCCGAGACAGCGGGCCCAGCCCGAAGGCCACCGGCGGGCGCAGGCACCGCCCGCCCAGCACCTCCACGCCCATCAACACCCGCATCGAGCCCTACTACAGCATCTACAACAGCAGCCCGTCGGCCGGGCCCAGCTCGCCCAACGGCCTCCAGCCCGTCACCTCCCAGACCACGGGCTTCGCCAAGTCTTACATTGCCATGCACTACCACACCCACCAGGAGGTGCTGCAGGACTTCGAGAGCACCTCAGTCCACCAGATCCCCATACCTTCAGTCTGA
- the erlec1 gene encoding endoplasmic reticulum lectin 1, whose amino-acid sequence MHSAELLLAVFFFGLPGLCVGVSANRGGSPVFTDEIPFKITWPGNEFTLPTSALYREDDFLIMTTAEEEKYKCLLPSLAGAEEDERKVYSGPSPADLLNPLFKQSSCSYRIESYWTYEVCHGKHVKQYHEEKETGQKMNVQEYFLGKIRRNDDPSTEYESENGQDTEKSDGDKEVPTKNVEGQLTPYFPVEMGNGTPCTLKQNEPRSSSVLYVCHPEAKHEILSIAEVATCEYEVVVLTPLLCAHPKYRFQSSPVNAIFCQAMAGSPLRPQRLSQLDKEQEELLKPPFGSSSDREEDVSPVREEAYSATHKPMAVGGQAQVTVGTTHISRLTDEQLIKEFLSGSYCLHGGVGWWKYEFCYGRHVHQYHEDREQGKNIVVVGNWNEEEHMEWAKKNIARSYQLKDDVVQKVKVVSHFYGHGDVCDLTGRSRQVIVKLKCKDSESPHAVTVYMLEPNTCQYVLGVESPVICKILDTADENGLLSVPS is encoded by the exons ATGCACTCAGCCGAGCTGCTGTTAGCCGTCTTCTTCTTCGGTCTGCCGGGGCTGTGCGTCGGCGTTTCGGCGAACAGAGGCGGCTCTCCCGTGTTCACCGATGAAATCCCCTTCAAAATTACCTGGCCCGGTAACGAGTTCACGCTG CCGACGTCAGCTCTCTACAGAGAAGATGATTTTCTTATCATGACAAcagcagaggaggagaagtACAAGTGTCTGCTGCCTTCCTTGGCAGGCGCAGAGGAG GATGAAAGGAAGGTGTACAGCGGTCCAAGCCCAGCTGATCTTCTAAATCCGTTATTCAAACAGAGCAGCTGTTCATACAGG ATAGAGTCGTATTGGACATATGAGGTGTGTCATGGGAAACACGTGAAACAGTACCATGAAGAGAAGGAGACTGGGCAG aaaatgaatGTTCAAGAGTATTTCCTTGGAAAAATAAGGAGGAATGATGATCCTTCAACAG aGTATGAATCTGAAAACGGACAAGATACTGAGAAGTCTGATGGCGATAAAGAg GTACCCACTAAGAATGTGGAAGGCCAGTTAACTCCTTACTTCCCAGTGGAGATGGGCAATGGGACCCCCTGCACTCTGAAACAGAACGAACCTCGCTCCTCCTCCGTTCTCTACGTCTGCCACCCTGAGGCCAAGCATGAGATCCTCTCCATCGCAGAGGTAGCCACCTGCGAGTACGAGGTTGTGGTCCTTACACCGCTGCTCTGTGCACACCCTAAATACAG GTTCCAGTCTTCCCCAGTCAACGCCATATTCTGCCAGGCGATGGCTGGCTCACCCCTGAGACCTCAGCGTCTCTCCCAGCTGGACAaagagcaggaggagctgctCAAGCCACCCTTCGGCTCAAGCAGTGATCGAGAG GAGGATGTGTCCCCGGTAAGGGAGGAGGCCTACTCTGCCACCCATAAGCCAATGGCAGTTGGCGGACAGGCCCAGGTCACTGTAGGCACCACTCACATCTCGCGCCTTACAGACGAGCAGTTGATCAAGGAATTCCTGAGCGGTTCCTACTGCCTTCATGGG GGGGTGGGATGGTGGAAGTATGAATTCTGTTACGGCAGACATGTGCACCAGTATCATGAG GACCGAGAACAGGGGAAAAATATAGTGGTCGTGGGGAACTGGAATGAAGAGGAGCATATGGAGTGGGCAAAGAAGAATATCGCCCGTTCCTATCAGCTCAAAGATGATGTGGTTCAGAAAGTTAA GGTGGTGTCCCACTTCTATGGACACGGGGATGTATGTGACCTGACTGGGAGGTCAAGGCAGGTCATCGTCAAGCTGAA GTGCAAGGATTCAGAGTCTCCTCATGCAGTCACCGTCTACATGCTGGAGCCCAACACCTGCCAGTATGTTCTTGGG GTCGAGTCCCCGGTCATTTGCAAGATCCTGGATACAGCTGATGAAAATGGTCTTCTGTCTGTACCAAGCTAG